One window of the Conexibacter sp. SYSU D00693 genome contains the following:
- the ligD gene encoding DNA ligase D, translating into MSDLGEYQRKRRAGKTPEPGVGEAKPKAKRSRAKAPDLPRFVVQEHSATRLHWDLRLEHDGALASWALPNGIPRTLKDNRLAVHTEDHPLEYLDFHGDIPKGEYGAGSMTIWDRGTYEVLKWEERKVEVELHGERVQGQYALFPIRQERGKDEWMIHRMGSAADPEAEPMPEVLTPMLARLGDLPPQDDDWAFEVKWDGVRAVVFSTPGRIRFVSRTGNDITPRYPELHRMNRALSMHDAVLDGEVVAFDEQGRPDFGLLQSRIHLSGEARVRRVAKERPVTFIAFDLLWLDGHSLMGEPYEERRARLKELLAPGERWQVPDHVVGGGAALLAATREQGLEGVIAKKLGTPYEPGRRSGCWIKVKNRMRQEVVIGGWVPGEGRRRERIGALLVGVRDDGRLRAVGRVGTGFTEAELDRLRAALEPLVVDSSPFDGGGPAPPRGSVFVRPTLVCEVEFVEWTRDGVLRAPSYKGLRDDKPASLVVREEIRNGLMVEVEGRELKLSNPDKVLYPQVGFTKRDHVEYLLAIAPVLLPHIRDRQLTLKRYPNGVEGDYFYEKNAPSHRPDWVATTDDGFVRADSAATLAWLGNLADLEVHTPMHRADTPECPAMVAFDLDPGEPAGLLECCQVAVVLQGMFDHLGLKAFPKTSGSKGMQVYVPLNNPAATYAFTKGFAKAVAELLESEAPDMVVSRQAKARRKGRILVDWSQNDRHKTTVCVYSPRARPRPTVSTPLLWEEVHEALEAGDADRLVFDTAGVLRRVEEHGDLFAETLTLVQELPLGGGA; encoded by the coding sequence GTGAGCGACCTCGGCGAGTACCAGCGCAAGCGCCGGGCGGGCAAGACGCCCGAGCCGGGCGTGGGGGAGGCCAAGCCGAAGGCGAAGCGCTCACGCGCGAAGGCGCCCGACCTGCCGCGCTTCGTGGTCCAGGAGCACTCGGCCACGCGGCTGCACTGGGACCTGCGCCTGGAGCACGACGGTGCGCTCGCGTCGTGGGCCCTGCCCAACGGCATCCCGAGGACGCTCAAGGACAACCGCCTCGCGGTCCACACCGAGGACCACCCGCTCGAGTACCTCGACTTCCACGGCGACATCCCCAAGGGCGAGTACGGCGCCGGGTCGATGACGATCTGGGACCGCGGCACGTACGAGGTCCTGAAGTGGGAGGAGCGCAAGGTCGAGGTCGAGCTCCACGGGGAGCGCGTGCAGGGCCAGTACGCCCTCTTCCCGATCCGTCAGGAGCGTGGCAAGGACGAGTGGATGATCCACCGCATGGGCTCCGCGGCCGACCCGGAGGCCGAGCCCATGCCCGAGGTCCTGACCCCGATGCTCGCGCGCCTCGGCGACCTGCCGCCCCAGGACGACGACTGGGCCTTCGAGGTCAAGTGGGACGGCGTGCGCGCCGTCGTCTTCTCGACCCCGGGGCGGATCCGGTTCGTCTCGCGCACCGGCAACGACATCACGCCCCGCTATCCCGAGCTGCACCGGATGAACCGGGCGCTGTCGATGCACGACGCGGTCCTCGACGGCGAGGTCGTCGCCTTCGACGAGCAGGGACGCCCGGACTTCGGCCTGCTGCAGTCGCGCATCCACCTCTCGGGCGAGGCGCGCGTGCGGCGGGTGGCCAAGGAGCGCCCGGTCACCTTCATCGCGTTCGACCTGCTGTGGCTCGACGGCCACTCGCTCATGGGCGAGCCCTACGAGGAGCGCCGCGCGCGGCTCAAGGAGCTGCTGGCGCCGGGTGAGCGCTGGCAGGTCCCCGACCACGTCGTCGGCGGTGGGGCGGCGCTGCTGGCCGCGACCCGCGAGCAGGGGCTCGAGGGCGTCATCGCCAAGAAGCTCGGGACGCCCTACGAGCCGGGCCGGCGCAGCGGCTGCTGGATCAAGGTCAAGAACCGGATGCGCCAGGAGGTCGTCATCGGCGGCTGGGTGCCGGGGGAGGGGCGCCGGCGCGAGCGCATCGGCGCGCTGCTCGTCGGCGTGCGCGACGACGGGCGCCTGCGGGCGGTCGGGCGCGTCGGGACGGGCTTCACCGAGGCCGAGCTCGACCGGCTGCGCGCCGCGCTCGAGCCGCTGGTCGTCGACAGCTCGCCCTTCGACGGCGGCGGGCCGGCGCCGCCACGCGGGTCGGTCTTCGTCCGCCCGACGCTCGTCTGCGAGGTCGAGTTCGTCGAGTGGACGCGCGACGGCGTCCTGCGCGCGCCGTCCTACAAGGGGCTGCGCGACGACAAGCCGGCGTCGCTCGTCGTGCGGGAGGAGATCCGCAACGGCCTGATGGTCGAGGTCGAGGGCCGCGAGCTGAAGCTCTCCAACCCCGACAAGGTCCTCTATCCCCAGGTCGGCTTCACCAAGCGCGACCACGTCGAGTACCTCCTGGCGATCGCGCCGGTCCTGCTGCCGCACATCCGCGACCGCCAGCTCACGCTCAAGCGCTACCCGAACGGGGTCGAGGGCGACTACTTCTACGAGAAGAACGCGCCGTCGCACCGCCCCGACTGGGTCGCCACGACCGACGACGGCTTCGTGCGGGCCGACTCGGCCGCGACCCTCGCGTGGCTGGGGAACCTCGCCGACCTCGAGGTCCACACGCCGATGCACCGGGCGGACACGCCGGAGTGCCCCGCGATGGTCGCGTTCGACCTCGACCCGGGCGAGCCGGCGGGACTGCTGGAGTGCTGCCAGGTGGCGGTGGTCCTGCAGGGGATGTTCGACCACCTCGGCCTCAAGGCGTTCCCGAAGACCTCGGGCTCGAAGGGGATGCAGGTCTACGTCCCGCTGAACAACCCGGCGGCGACGTACGCCTTCACCAAGGGGTTCGCGAAGGCGGTCGCGGAGCTGCTCGAGAGCGAGGCGCCGGACATGGTCGTCTCGCGCCAGGCCAAGGCGCGGCGCAAGGGCCGGATCCTCGTCGACTGGAGCCAGAACGACCGTCACAAGACGACGGTCTGCGTCTACTCCCCGCGCGCGCGTCCGCGGCCGACGGTCTCGACGCCGCTGCTGTGGGAGGAGGTCCACGAGGCGCTCGAGGCCGGCGACGCCGACCGGCTCGTGTTCGACACCGCGGGCGTCCTGCGGCGCGTCGAGGAGCACGGCGACCTGTTCGCCGAGACGCTGACGCTCGTGCAAGAGCTGCCGCTGGGCGGCGGCGCCTAG